From Anopheles arabiensis isolate DONGOLA chromosome 3, AaraD3, whole genome shotgun sequence, a single genomic window includes:
- the LOC120901824 gene encoding toll-like receptor Tollo, translating into MQLQQIVTVLLLLGLVTVAVARSNLMSRMDVAPRGCKWQRVLDETGEEEAPATVTTVLSCKLKTIGATDTLMRNLSSYQIERINSLRLECSDILFFESSLEANQHSGAFLGSLRRLRDLKIEYCKIKYVPSMVLATLRDLRSLSLRTHNTDWSAMNLEFHPESFRGLTELKRLDLADNNIWALPTDVFCPLFSLRHLNLTRNRLTDVSQLGFSDWGNGPTAPGKACNTGLEVLDLSHNDLLALPDNGLSSLRSLSVLMLQDNLLTALADRSFVGLGSLKVLNMSSNKLVALPPETFQSTRELRQIYLQNNSLSVLAPGMLEGLDRLEILDLSHNELTSEWVKRNTFAGMKRLVVLEIAHNALTKIDRHVFRELYSLQILNLEANQIESIADNAFSDLKNLVALTLSHNRLKRIEQHHFSELYVLNQLYVESNLIESMHGRALENLTNLNDLNLNDNRLTEIPEGLGKLRFLKSLDLGKNRISAVSNASFEGLEQLLGLRLVENRITNISRDAFVTLSSLHVLNLASNQIRHIDQSAFSSNPTIRAIRLDNNELEDISGVFTSLPALVFLNVSDNQIRLFDYSHFPVSLEWLDMHQNNITELGNYYDLDNLQIKMLDVSFNRLTSVDAKCIPDSIETLFLNNNALEEVAAGTFLSKRSLEKVVLYGNYLRKLEIGALALTRVADDREVPAFYLGDNPIHCDCTMEWLQGINKLAHLRQHPRVMDLDTVLCTMEHERGASIRPLMDLRPHDFLCRYETHCFATCHCCEFDACDCKMTCPDRCSCYHDHTWKANIVDCGSADYTEVPEHIPMDASTIYLDGNELRQLASHQFIGKKKLEVLYLNGSNIRDVHNRTFNGIPSLRVLHLENNYINELRGFEFDQLTNLNELYLDHNAIAYVGERTFESLRFLEVVSLSDNRISEFRPWQAFAAAGETGSLARVALDGNRWRCDCESLRRMQRWIRTVSGNFELQRMICADSRVVADAIASCDSRQGGGVFGAGAEAGEVDGDGPPAVHRTVLLGHGLIGGGYVPLLAAILVAIIGTALIVALACVFRQDVRLWAHARYGVRLVKDPIIVGGRKEPDSDRLYDCYLVHSVHDSDFVGRLLGAELQLHGYSVCQHHRDVHPGAFLADSLQSAADSARKLLLVVSMNFLQTEWSQPQFRVALQSVIESIRPAHRRHKIVLVLTAPVEIVAMDPIMHLLIRTCTVACWGERKFWDKLRYALPDVPKDRVPAKLGDITRSPANLRYTPAPTSLEQWCKISPGETGPNGGQIVPPGGPVPVAGISQSTPSQSTCNTEDESSSSASSQHYEAPMSQHYNMSRSSASLGHVYSTIPETPQMGRNGRAYFV; encoded by the coding sequence ATGCAGCTTCAACAGATCGTGACGGTCCTGCTCCTGCTGGGCCTGGTCACCGTGGCCGTGGCCCGCTCGAACCTAATGTCCCGCATGGACGTTGCACCGCGGGGCTGCAAATGGCAGCGCGTCCTGGACGAGACGGGCGAGGAGGAAGCGCCCGCCACCGTCACCACCGTGCTGTCCTGCAAGCTGAAAACGATCGGTGCTACGGACACGCTGATGCGCAACCTGTCCTCGTACCAGATCGAACGCATCAACTCGCTGCGGCTCGAGTGCAGTGACATTCTGTTCTTCGAAAGTTCGCTCGAAGCGAACCAACATTCGGGCGCGTTTCTCGGTTCGCTGCGACGCCTTCGCGACCTCAAGATCGAGTACTGCAAGATCAAGTACGTGCCTTCGATGGTGCTGGCTACGCTGCGGGACCTCCGCTCGCTGTCCCTCCGCACGCACAACACCGACTGGTCGGCGATGAACCTGGAGTTCCATCCGGAGAGCTTCCGCGGGTTGACCGAGCTGAAGCGGCTCGACCTAGCCGACAACAACATCTGGGCGTTACCGACGGACGTGTTCTGTCCGCTGTTCTCGTTGCGTCACCTCAATCTCACCCGCAACCGGCTGACGGATGTGTCGCAGCTGGGCTTCTCCGATTGGGGCAACGGACCAACGGCACCGGGCAAGGCGTGCAACACGGGGCTGGAAGTGTTGGACCTTTCGCACAATGACCTCCTAGCCCTGCCCGACAACGGTCTATCGTCGCTCCGGTCACTCAGTGTGCTGATGCTACAGGACAACCTGCTCACCGCGCTTGCCGACCGTTCGTTCGTTGGACTTGGCTCCCTCAAGGTCCTCAACATGTCCAGCAACAAGCTGGTGGCCCTGCCCCCAGAAACCTTCCAATCGACACGCGAACTGCGCCAGATCTATCTCCAAAACAACTCCCTGTCGGTGCTGGCGCCCGGTATGCTCGAGGGCCTAGACCGGCTAGAAATCTTGGACCTCTCGCACAACGAGCTAACGTCCGAGTGGGTCAAGCGCAACACGTTTGCCGGCATGAAGCGGCTGGTAGTGCTGGAAATCGCTCACAACGCACTCACCAAGATCGATCGGCACGTGTTCCGGGAGCTGTACAGTCTGCAGATACTGAACCTGGAGGCGAACCAGATCGAATCGATTGCGGACAATGCGTTCAGCGATCTGAAGAATCTGGTCGCACTGACCCTCTCCCACAACCGGCTGAAGCGCATCGAGCAACATCACTTCTCCGAGCTGTACGTGCTGAACCAGCTGTACGTGGAGTCGAACCTGATTGAGTCGATGCACGGCAGAGCGCTGGAGAATCTGACGAATCTGAACGATCTGAACCTGAACGACAACCGGCTGACGGAGATACCGGAAGGGTTGGGCAAGCTGCGGTTCCTGAAGTCTCTCGATCTGGGCAAGAACCGTATCAGTGCGGTTAGCAACGCTTCGTTCGAGGGTCTGGAGCAGCTGCTGGGACTACGGTTGGTCGAGAATCGCATCACGAACATTTCGCGCGATGCGTTTGTGACGCTCTCGTCGCTGCATGTCCTCAATCTCGCCTCGAACCAGATCCGTCACATCGACCAGTCGGCATTCAGCTCCAACCCAACGATTCGGGCTATTCGGCTGGATAATAATGAGCTGGAGGACATTAGCGGTGTGTTTACGTCCTTACCGGCACTGGTGTTCCTGAACGTGTCCGACAACCAGATCCGGCTGTTCGACTACTCACACTTCCCGGTATCGCTCGAGTGGCTCGATATGCACCAGAACAACATCACCGAGCTGGGCAACTACTACGACCTGGACAATCTGCAGATCAAGATGCTGGATGTGTCCTTCAATCGCCTAACGTCGGTCGATGCAAAGTGCATCCCGGACAGTATCGAAACGCTGTTCCTCAACAACAACGCGCTGGAGGAGGTCGCTGCTGGTACGTTCCTCTCCAAGCGCTCCCTGGAGAAGGTGGTGCTGTACGGGAACTATCTGCGAAAGTTGGAGATCGGTGCGTTGGCTCTAACGCGCGTTGCCGACGACCGGGAAGTGCCCGCGTTCTATCTCGGCGACAATCCGATCCACTGCGACTGTACGATGGAGTGGCTGCAGGGCATCAACAAACTTGCCCATCTGCGGCAGCATCCCCGCGTCATGGATCTCGACACAGTCCTCTGCACGATGGAGCATGAACGGGGCGCAAGCATTCGTCCGCTGATGGACCTTCGACCGCACGATTTCCTGTGCCGGTACGAGACGCACTGCTTCGCAACGTGCCACTGTTGCGAGTTTGATGCGTGCGACTGCAAGATGACGTGCCCGGACCGGTGCAGCTGCTACCACGACCACACCTGGAAGGCGAACATCGTGGACTGTGGCAGTGCGGACTACACGGAGGTGCCCGAGCACATCCCGATGGACGCGTCCACGATCTATCTGGACGGGAATGAGCTCCGCCAGCTCGCGAGTCATCAGTTCATTGGGAAGAAGAAGCTGGAGGTGCTGTACCTCAACGGTAGCAACATCCGGGACGTGCACAACCGTACGTTCAATGGGATCCCGAGCCTTCGGGTGCTCCATCTCGAGAACAACTACATCAACGAGCTGCGCGGCTTCGAGTTCGATCAGCTGACGAACCTGAACGAGCTGTACCTGGACCACAACGCGATCGCGTACGTCGGGGAGCGAACGTTCGAGAGCTTGCGGTTCCTGGAGGTGGTCAGCTTGAGCGACAATCGCATCAGCGAGTTCCGCCCGTGGCAGGCGTTTGCGGCGGCCGGTGAGACTGGGTCGTTGGCGCGCGTGGCATTGGACGGCAATCGGTGGCGCTGCGACTGTGAGTCGTTGCGGCGGATGCAGCGCTGGATCCGGACGGTGAGCGGTAACTTCGAGCTGCAGCGGATGATCTGTGCGGACAGCCGGGTGGTGGCCGATGCGATTGCGTCGTGTGACAGTCGgcagggtggtggtgtgttcgGTGCCGGTGCAGAGGCGGGCGAAGTGGACGGAGATGGACCGCCTGCTGTGCATCGGACGGTGCTGCTCGGGCACGGACTGATTGGTGGTGGCTATGTGCCGCTGCTGGCGGCCATTCTGGTGGCCATCATCGGTACGGCGCTGATCGTCGCGTTGGCTTGTGTGTTCCGGCAGGACGTGCGGCTGTGGGCACACGCCCGGTACGGTGTGCGGTTGGTGAAGGACCCGATCATTGTCGGTGGCAGGAAGGAGCCGGACTCGGACCGGCTGTACGATTGCTATCTCGTGCACAGCGTGCACGACAGTGACTTTGTGGGCCGGCTGCTCGGTGCCGAGCTGCAGCTGCACGGCTACTCCGTGTGTCAGCATCATCGCGACGTCCATCCGGGGGCGTTCTTGGCCGACTCGCTGCAGAGTGCGGCCGATTCGGCCCGCAAGCTGCTGCTCGTGGTGTCGATGAACTTCCTGCAGACCGAGTGGTCCCAGCCCCAGTTCCGGGTGGCGCTGCAGTCGGTGATTGAAAGCATCCGGCCGGCCCACCGGCGGCACAAGATCGTGCTGGTGCTGACCGCGCCGGTGGAGATCGTGGCGATGGATCCGATCATGCATCTGCTGATCCGCACCTGCACCGTGGCGTGCTGGGGCGAGCGCAAGTTCTGGGACAAGCTGCGGTACGCGCTGCCCGACGTGCCGAAGGACCGGGTGCCGGCCAAGCTGGGCGACATTACGCGCAGTCCGGCGAATCTTCGCTACACCCCAGCGCCCACGTCGCTCGAGCAGTGGTGCAAGATCAGCCCGGGCGAGACTGGCCCGAACGGAGGGCAGATTGTGCCACCCGGGGGGCCGGTTCCAGTGGCCGGCATCTCGCAGAGCACGCCGTCGCAGAGCACCTGCAACACCGAGGACGAGTCGTCCTCGTCCGCCTCCTCGCAACACTACGAGGCTCCGATGAGTCAGCACTACAACATGAGCCGCTCCAGTGCCTCGCTTGGTCACGTGTACTCCACGATACCGGAGACGCCCCAGATGGGACGCAACGGAAGAGCTTATTTCGTGTAA